The following nucleotide sequence is from Allocatelliglobosispora scoriae.
GTCTTCGCCTGCCTGGCGGCGGTGAGGTTGGCCTGCGCCGTCTCCAGGGACTCGGCGGTCTCGGTGTCGTCGACCTTCGCCAGCACCTGGCCCTTGGCGACCTTGTCGCCGAGCTTGACGCCGATCGAGGTCACCATCCCGGCGGTGACGAAGTTCGCGTTCATCGTGGCGGCGCTCGCCACGGTGCCGCTCGCGGTGACCGTGGCCGTGACCTGCCCCTGCGCCACCGCCGCCGTCCTCGCCGTGGACGAGGTGGTCTGGGTCTGGGTGTCACCGTTGAGCAGGGACCAGGCCCACACACCACCGCCGCCCAGCAGCACGACGAGCGCACTGTTGATCATCAGAGTAGGTCGTCGCCAAAATCGCATGGCGGCACTCTCGTGGCTCGGACTCGGAGCACTCTCAGCCGAAGCTCGGAGTTGGCTGGGACTGTCAGTCGTCCTCGCCGGAGTCGGTGTCGGAGTCGTCGGGCACGACGGGGCCGTCGTCGCTCGTCCCCGGGAGCAGCACCCGGAAGGTGGCGCCGCCGCCGGGTGTCGGCACCAGTTCGACCCGCCCACCGTGGGCGGCCACGATCGCCGCCACGATCGACAGTCCTAGCCCGGATCCGCCCTGGCTGCGAGCCCGGCCGGGATCCACCCGATAGAGGCGCTCGAAGATCAAGGGCGCAACCTCAGCCGGTACGCCGGCCCCGCTGTCCGAGACCTCGACGACCGCCACCCGGGTGCCCGGTGCCAGCGTGGCCCCGACCGACGCGACGGCTGGATCGTGATCGCCGACGGTCTCCCGCCCCACGCGTACCTCGACCTTGGCAGAGTCCGGGGTGTGCCGCAGCGCGTTGCTGACCAGGTTGGTGACGACCTGCCGCAGCCGGTGATCGTCGCCGAGCACGGTGACCGGCTCGAACGAGGTGAGCGCCACGAACCGCAGCGGGTTGCGTACGTGCGCGTCCCGGATCGTGTCCGCGGCGACGGCGAGCAGGTCGACGTCCTGCGCGTGCAGCGGCCGCTCCTCGTCGAGGGCGGCGAGCAGCAGCAGGTCCTCGACGAGCAGCCCCATCCGGGAGGCCTCCTGCTCGATCCGGGACATCATCTCGGCCATCGCCGCCTCGTCGAGCTGCCCGCTGCGCCGGTAGAGCTCGGCGAAGCCGCGAATCGAGGTCAGCGGCGTACGCAGCTCGTGCGACGCGTCGGCGAGGAACTGCCGCAGCTTCTGCTCGCTCTCGGCCCGGGCCGCCAGGGCCGCCTGGATCCGGGCGAGCATCGTGTTGAGGGCCAGCCCCAACCGGCCGGGTTCGGTATGCGGGTCGGCATCGGGCACCCGCCCGCCGACCACGCCCTCGCCCGACGGCGGCGTGTCCGCGGCGATCAGCGTCGCGGCGGCCTCCATCCGGGTCAGCGGACGCAGCCCGATCCGGACCACCATCGACGCGGTGAGCGCGACGAGCAGCAGCACGACGCCGCTGACGCCCATGCCGACCATGAGGACCGTGTCGACGGTGTTGTCGAGCTGCGTGGTGGGGACGGCGGCCACGC
It contains:
- a CDS encoding sensor histidine kinase, which codes for MVLLAGVGMFVANLVGAYMLRGYLTDRLDKDLNGAAHGASMWNPPAQKPGEKPRGWNDLPVRVGELRRNQTIAIKYDSSGKVLSDFFSSTEVVPLEQVKGHANGEAFTVESGGVTYRIKVDQDPVTGSYGVAAVPTTQLDNTVDTVLMVGMGVSGVVLLLVALTASMVVRIGLRPLTRMEAAATLIAADTPPSGEGVVGGRVPDADPHTEPGRLGLALNTMLARIQAALAARAESEQKLRQFLADASHELRTPLTSIRGFAELYRRSGQLDEAAMAEMMSRIEQEASRMGLLVEDLLLLAALDEERPLHAQDVDLLAVAADTIRDAHVRNPLRFVALTSFEPVTVLGDDHRLRQVVTNLVSNALRHTPDSAKVEVRVGRETVGDHDPAVASVGATLAPGTRVAVVEVSDSGAGVPAEVAPLIFERLYRVDPGRARSQGGSGLGLSIVAAIVAAHGGRVELVPTPGGGATFRVLLPGTSDDGPVVPDDSDTDSGEDD